Sequence from the Aquimarina sp. Aq107 genome:
TATAAATCCGGTTCCCGTATGGTACATTAAATTCTCCTTTTTTATTAACTCTATAAATACCACCAAAACAAGTTCTATTCAAATAAATATATTTTGAAGCGGTTTGTAATTCAGATAAACTCCTTGTAGATCTAATTTCATAAAACTCTTCTTTTGTATTTCTAAATTTAGATAGTTCAAAAATTAATTCTTCAACATTAAACTTTATTTGTTTAAAGACTGTTATAAGGTCTGCATTTATATCACTTAAATATGAAGTCCCATTTATATTGTTGTTTTGTTTTAAAAAGAAAAAAATAGAACCTGAACCTAGAAACGGTTCATAGTAATTATTAACTTTATTAGGAAGTAAATTAGAATGATCCTTTATAAACCATCTTTTTCCACCAACATATCTTAAAAAAGGTTTTACTTCGAAAGTAGATTTTTTCACTATAATTTCACTCATTCAAATGATTTACTAACTAATTATTAATTTGTAAATCGAAACTTACGAAAAAAAAAAAGAGTTTATCACAAATAGAAGTAATATTCCCCTTTTTTAATAGCATTAACTTCTTTTTCTACAACCTTTTTCAAACAATTTATATATTATAAAAATAGAAAAGAATATACGCTCGAAAGTAAAAAATAAGAAGACCATTAGACATCACTCAAAAAAAGGAAAATTAAACCAATAAATAATAAATACCTTATTAATGATTAAAAAGCTTTCTCTATAAAATCAAAAAACGATTATCCACTCTCTAAAAATACAGATAACATAATGCAAAATGTTGAAACTATGTTGAAACCAGCAGTAAAATAAACGGTTTCCAAAAAAGACAAAAAATGATCAAAAACAAAGAAACCCTTTGAAAATCAAAGGGTTTGCTTATGTACTCGGGACGGGACTTGAACCCGTACGTCCTAATGGACATTGGATTTTAAGTCCAACGTGTCTACCAATTCCACCACCCGAGCGTGGTATATTTCCTCAGAGCGAAAGACGAGATTTGAACTCGCGACCCTCACCTTGGCAAGGTGATGCTCTACCCCTGAGCTACTTTCGCAGTAATTTTATGAACTTTGCAATTCGTTATTGCGGATGCAAATTTAAAACATTTCTAGTAATACCAAAGTCTTTTCGCAAAAAAGTATAAAAAACTTTATACTTGAGAAGCTTTCTTCCTGGTTAACATACGTTTAATCTCATTTAATTTCATCAAAGCTTCTACAGGAGTAAGCGTATCTATATCAATATTTACAATTTCATCCTTAATTTCTTCTAATAAAGGATCATCTAAATTAAAAAAACTTAATTGTAACTCATCCTCTTCTTGGATCCCTTTTATCTTATCCGTGAGCTCTTCGCTACTATGCGATTTTTCTAACTTCTTAAGCATCTTATTTGCTCTATGTAGCACTTGTTGAGGCATTCCTGCCATTTTAGCAACATGGATTCCAAAACTATGCTCACTGCCTCCAGGAACTAGTTTACGAAGAAACAATACATTATCTTTTAATTCTTTTACTGCTACATTGTAATTTTTAATCCTCTTAAAGGTTTCACACATTTCATTAAGCTCATGATAATGCGTAGCAAATAAGGTTTTAGGTCTCGCTGGATGTTCGTGAAGAAATTCGCTAATCGCCCAAGCAATAGAAATTCCATCATAGGTACTTGTACCACGACCTATTTCATCAAGCAATACCAAACTTCTATCGGATATATTATTTAGAATATTTGCGGTCTCGTTCATCTCTACCATAAACGTGGATTCTCCCATAGA
This genomic interval carries:
- a CDS encoding Dam family site-specific DNA-(adenine-N6)-methyltransferase, whose product is MSEIIVKKSTFEVKPFLRYVGGKRWFIKDHSNLLPNKVNNYYEPFLGSGSIFFFLKQNNNINGTSYLSDINADLITVFKQIKFNVEELIFELSKFRNTKEEFYEIRSTRSLSELQTASKYIYLNRTCFGGIYRVNKKGEFNVPYGNRIYKKLIDNENLLRCSKVLQNRIDLSVNCFKNIDTSNVQKNDFFCFDPPYLGSDTKFKRYNSEEFTLIEKKYLIQKIEKITKLGGKFILFVGNDNLFAKQLEYLGDQIILNRNNDLSFVNTNSIKKEIIIKNF